Proteins encoded by one window of Carassius auratus strain Wakin chromosome 8, ASM336829v1, whole genome shotgun sequence:
- the LOC113106943 gene encoding P2X purinoceptor 7-like, protein MASIKPYQFEPESDPENFDEDDGAFPVQERLLNDVSEWCTCNNCAKMPTEEENICCKEIQKVVKRMMEVPDPPKCMVEHPGFEPNCLNPYTLQNINNIYRADYGPVRRRNEEERFRYLAYRSFVSWCWGYLGRSVRVVIPSCVVNRIRLQFPDPAGQYVGFRPPLD, encoded by the exons ATGGCGTCAATAAAACCATACCAATTTGAGCCCGAATCGGACCCAGAAAATTTTGATGAAGATGATGGAGCATTTCCTGTTCAAGAACGGCTGTTAAATGACGTTTCAGAATG gtgTACATGTAATAACTGTGCAAAAATGCCAACTGAAGAGGAAAACATCTGCTGCAAAGAAATACAGAAG GTTGTAAAACGAATGATGGAGGTTCCAGACCCTCCTAAATGTATGGTTGAGCATCCAGGTTTTGAACCAAACTGCTTAAATCCGTATACTTtgcaaaatatcaataatatttacAGAGCCGACTATGGACCAGTGAGACGCAGAAATGAAGAGGA GCGCTTCCGTTATCTGGCCTATCGCAGCTTTGTCAGCTGGTGCTGGGGCTACCTAGGACGTAGTGTGAGGGTTGTCATCCCCTCATGTGTTGTTAACCGGATCCGCCTACAGTTTCCTGATCCAGCGGGACAGTATGTTGGGTTCCGGCCACCCCTCGACTGA
- the LOC113106942 gene encoding uncharacterized protein LOC113106942 → MPTKRCYFHPDCRSTLFSLPRDGEVRDQWLKFIFNSVPQNYYPNLALCAAHFTEESFHNLREFNAGFAQRLVLKDGAVPTLKTEAVYGPQATTSQQGASSQELPTTSTLHEVGCQSDPIETETVATEIKPKMRSVGTQLSMGIQAIYYGHDVGTQTTDMFPDVQLSSTPVRGSVFRPSKRPRLVFDEEEESELNVEPTDSTYNPDSVVTEESELAIDPQPDHSDNKYIVFESCLRELFVSCPICKTKCVVQSRRRRTFVAFTQLCEKCNYYRQWQSQPIVGSTPLGNLLLSAATYFTGGSFKQLEKIFKAMKLQMMHFVTFRIHARNFIEPTIIHQWNQDQLNLIRQLQEGGNVAVAGDMRADTPGHSAKFGSYTILHMETNKILDLQLVQSNEVGGSYHMEKVGLKRCLDKLESNGLAVDYIVTDRHPQIQKYLRDRNITQFYDVWHFEKGLSKKLDKLSKMKDCEVLKKWLHSIKNHVYWSAISSESGPEKVAKWNSLQNHIQNVHVHENHLFPKCEHPDKVSRDPKKWFQPGSIALHKVEKLLYNKRVLKDIEKLSHNFQTSSLEAFHSLILRFAPKNVIFPFIGMLCRLYLAAMHYNENANREQATTTAKPVKIEPTYNHIDDLMSLLLHKVFVDPKPYAEELHAIPIPPPLSSQYEKPS, encoded by the exons ATGCCgacgaaacgctgttattttcatccggATTGCAGGTCCACTTTGTTCAGCCTTCCTAGGGACGGGGAAGTTAGGGATCAAtggttaaaatttatttttaactcggTCCCTCAAAATTATTACCCAAATCTCGCTCTCTGTGCTGCACATTTTACGGAGGAAAGCTTCCACAATCTTCGCGAGTTCAATGCAGGATTCGCCCAACGGCTtgtcctgaaagatggagcagttccaacTTTAAAAACAGAAGCTGTTTACGGGCCACAAGCT ACAACATCTCAGCAGGGTGCGAGTTCCCAAGAGCTCCCCACTACATCTACACTTCATGAAGTTGGATGTCAGTCAGACCCTATAGAGACCGAAACTGTAGCCACAGAGATAAAGCCAAAGATGCGATCAGTGGGCACACAACTTTCAATGG gcaTTCAGGCAATATATTATGGTCATGATGTGGGCACCCAAACAACTGACATGTTTCCTGATGTGCAGCTGTCTTCAACACCAGTAAGGGGCTCAGTCTTCAGGCCCAGTAAGAGACCTCGTCTGGTGTTCGATGAGGAAGAAGAATCAGAATTAAATGTCGAACCCACTGATTCCACATATAACCCAGATTCTGTTGTCACTGAAGAATCAGAATTGGC GATAGATCCACAGCCCGACCACAGCGATAACAAATACATTGTTTTTGAAAGCTGTCTTCGAGAGCTGTTTGTGTCCTGTCCAATTTGTAAGACAAAGTGTGTTGTCCAGAGCAGACGAAGGAGGACTTTTGTTGCATTCACCCAGCTTTGTGAAAAGTGTAACTACTACAGACAGTGGCAGAGCCAGCCCATTGTTGGGAGTACCCCACTTGGAAACCTGCTATTGTCTGCTGCAACGTATTTTACCGGTGGATCTTTTAAACAACTAGAGAAg ATTTTCAAAGCCATGAAGCTCCAGATGATGCATTTCGTAACTTTTAGGATTCATGCCAGGAATTTCATTGAGCCTACCATAATACACCAGTGGAACCAAGATCAACTAAATCTTATAAGACAGCTGCAAGAGGGAGGAAATGTTGCTGTGGCTGGAGATATGCGTGCTGACACGCCAG GACACTCAGCAAAATTTGGCAGCTACACCATTTTGCACATGGAAACCAACAAAATTCTGGATCTTCAACTAGTTCAG AGCAATGAGGTTGGTGGCAGTTATCATATGGAAAAGGTGGGATTGAAGCGTTGTCTTGATAAGCTGGAGTCTAATGGTTTAGCTGTTGACTACATCGTCACCGATCGCCATCCGCAGATTCAGAAGTACCTGAGGGACCGCAATATCACTCAGTTCTATGACGTGTGGCACTTTGAGAAAG GTTTATCTAAGAAACTTGACAAACTTTCAAAGATGAAGGACTGTGAGGTGCTGAAAAAATGGTTGCACAGCATCAAAAACCATGTTTACTGGAGTGCGATTTCCTCTGAGTCTGGGCCAGAAAAGGTGGCGAAGTGGAATTCACTGCAGAACCACATACAAAATGTACATGTTCATGAGAACCACCTCTTCCCCAAGTGTGAACACCCAGACAAAGTTTCCAGGGATCCAAAAAAATGGTTCCAACCAG GATCAATAGCGCTCCATAAAGTGGAAAAGCTATTATACAACAAGAGAGTTCTCAAGGATATAGAAAAGCTCAGCCACAACTTTCAGACGTCATCACTGGAGGCTTTCCACAGTCTGATTTTGCGTTTTGCCCCAAAGAACGTGATTTTCCCTTTCATAGGAATGTTGTGCAG GCTGTATCTTGCAGCGATGCACTATAATGAAAATGCTAACCGTGAGCaggcaacaacaacagcaaagccAGTGAAAATAGAACCAACATACA ACCATATCGATGACCTTATGAGCCTTCTGTTACATAAAGTCTTTGTGGACCCCAAGCCATATGCGGAAGAGCTGCATGCAATCCCCATTCCACCTCCTCTGTCATCACAGTATGAAAAACCTTCATAG